A genomic window from Streptomyces broussonetiae includes:
- a CDS encoding DUF2461 family protein, producing MPRTFAGWNESAFDVLLRLEGEPSQEVMREVRKDRERLVRQPMVSLLHDLAWADPAFEDHSVWRYGKTPWWWQNQSAMARIARNVEIGLRFNLDGLQVQGAWWYADSDQISRFRAAVAAEASGSVLGNVVADLRGKGFEITGDLLKRAPREYPTDHPRAALLRHRSLLAVRYLGCDEWLQTPEVVDRVLAIYEELRPLLSWLTDHVAA from the coding sequence ATGCCAAGAACGTTCGCCGGTTGGAACGAGTCAGCGTTCGACGTGTTGTTGCGTCTTGAAGGTGAGCCGTCACAAGAGGTGATGCGCGAGGTCCGCAAGGATCGCGAACGTCTCGTGCGGCAACCGATGGTCTCGCTGCTCCATGACTTGGCATGGGCGGATCCCGCTTTCGAGGACCATTCTGTCTGGCGGTACGGGAAGACACCATGGTGGTGGCAGAACCAGTCTGCTATGGCACGCATCGCCCGGAACGTCGAGATCGGGCTGCGCTTCAATCTGGACGGCCTGCAAGTGCAGGGTGCATGGTGGTACGCCGACTCAGATCAGATCAGCAGGTTCAGGGCGGCTGTCGCCGCTGAGGCAAGCGGTTCCGTATTGGGCAATGTGGTGGCGGACCTACGTGGCAAGGGGTTCGAGATCACCGGGGACCTTCTGAAGCGTGCGCCCCGGGAGTACCCCACCGACCATCCTCGAGCAGCGTTGCTGCGTCACCGATCGCTGCTCGCCGTGCGATACCTCGGCTGTGACGAATGGCTGCAGACGCCGGAGGTCGTCGACCGCGTGCTGGCCATATACGAGGAACTCAGACCACTGCTCAGCTGGCTGACCGACCACGTCGCCGCTTGA
- a CDS encoding IS3 family transposase (programmed frameshift), protein MTSTKPSGQDPAPKPKRRRFTPEYKLRIVAEYDAAPTGDKGAVLRRERLYHSHIIEWRQARDAGALERLTDHRTSPARPKKHPAEAENDKLRRQVERLEKEVAKRDAALEVLGKTHALLEALFQERGLKDALEPLLHEAVDRLAPHVGIVAACRLTGRSRATHHRRLNPLPARPRAPRPAPVNALTPAERQAVLALMNRPEYVDLPPAQIYARELDEGRYHCSERTMYRILKEAGQDGERRRQATHPPRTVPELVADGPSEVWSWDITHLAGPAKGVWFHGYVILDIYSRYVVGHTVEAAESAARAEELIREAIDRNGIVPHTVHADRGTSMTSKQVSQMLLDLGVTRSHSRPRVSNDNPFSESQFRTTKYQPDYPERFDSLTHAREWMEAFISHYNHVHRHSGIGYHTPASVHFGTAELVREQRAATLITAYEQHPERFNSRPVPPKIPQQAWINDPARRREPQQHSS, encoded by the exons ATGACCAGCACCAAGCCCTCCGGGCAAGATCCCGCGCCAAAGCCGAAGCGCCGCCGTTTCACCCCCGAGTACAAGCTGCGCATCGTCGCCGAATACGACGCGGCCCCCACCGGGGACAAAGGCGCGGTCCTGCGCCGGGAGCGGCTGTACCACTCCCACATCATCGAGTGGCGCCAGGCCAGGGACGCCGGCGCGCTGGAGAGGCTGACCGACCACCGCACCAGCCCCGCACGGCCGAAGAAGCACCCTGCCGAGGCGGAGAACGACAAGCTTCGGCGGCAGGTGGAGCGGCTGGAGAAGGAGGTCGCGAAGCGGGACGCCGCACTGGAGGTGCTGGGAAAAACACACGCGCTCTTGGAAGCACTCT TCCAAGAGCGCGGACTGAAGGACGCCCTGGAGCCGCTTCTCCACGAGGCCGTCGATCGCCTGGCCCCGCACGTGGGCATCGTGGCCGCGTGCCGCCTGACCGGCCGTTCCCGAGCCACCCACCACCGGCGGCTGAACCCCCTCCCGGCCAGGCCCAGAGCCCCACGTCCCGCGCCGGTCAACGCCCTGACACCGGCCGAGCGGCAGGCCGTGCTGGCGTTGATGAACCGGCCCGAATACGTGGACCTGCCGCCCGCGCAGATCTACGCACGTGAGCTGGACGAGGGCCGCTACCACTGTTCCGAGCGCACCATGTACCGGATCCTGAAGGAGGCCGGGCAAGACGGTGAACGCCGCCGTCAGGCCACCCACCCGCCCCGCACGGTCCCCGAGCTCGTGGCCGACGGCCCATCCGAGGTGTGGAGTTGGGACATCACGCATCTGGCGGGTCCGGCGAAGGGCGTCTGGTTTCACGGGTACGTGATCCTGGACATCTACTCCCGCTACGTTGTCGGCCACACCGTCGAGGCGGCCGAATCCGCCGCCCGTGCCGAGGAGTTGATCCGTGAGGCGATCGACCGCAACGGCATCGTGCCGCACACCGTGCACGCCGACCGCGGCACCTCGATGACCAGCAAGCAAGTCTCCCAGATGCTCCTCGATCTCGGCGTGACCCGCAGCCACTCCAGGCCCAGAGTCAGCAACGACAACCCGTTCAGCGAGAGCCAGTTCCGCACCACGAAATACCAGCCCGACTACCCAGAACGCTTCGATTCCCTCACCCACGCACGGGAGTGGATGGAGGCGTTCATCTCGCACTACAACCACGTCCACCGGCATTCCGGGATCGGCTACCACACCCCCGCCAGTGTCCACTTCGGCACCGCCGAACTCGTCCGCGAGCAACGGGCGGCCACCCTCATCACCGCCTACGAGCAGCACCCCGAACGCTTCAACAGCCGGCCGGTGCCGCCGAAGATTCCCCAACAGGCGTGGATCAACGACCCCGCCCGACGACGCGAACCACAGCAACACAGTTCATAG
- a CDS encoding IS256 family transposase: protein MALSQSDLLRLLESLRSADGLELVRSVAERMLQELIEAEASARIGAEWNEHTDTRTALRNGHRDKTLTTQAGDLDLGIPKLRSGSFFPSLLERRRRIDQALFAVVMEAYVHGVSTRSVDELVKALGADSGISKSEVSRICADLDTQLTAFRTRSLDHVRFPYMYLDATYCKARVAHQIVSRAVVIATGITEDGGREVLGVMVGDSETEVFWTQFLRSLRERGLNGVRLVLGDHHSGLVKAIRKVIIGAAYQRCRVHFLRNVFGVIPKDAAEMVAATIRTIFAQPDQAAVRRQLDTVADMLGAQFPQVKQMLLEAKDDLTAFAAFPERHWKKIQSTNPLERVNREIKRRIDVVQVFPNDDALLRLVTAVLFEMHDEWIAFPRRYLPEGSMDQIYPAELPESAPELPNTTNTTAD from the coding sequence GTGGCCCTGTCTCAGTCTGACCTACTCCGCCTGCTGGAGTCACTACGTTCGGCGGACGGGCTCGAACTCGTCCGTTCGGTGGCCGAGCGGATGCTCCAGGAATTGATCGAGGCCGAGGCGAGCGCGAGGATCGGCGCGGAGTGGAACGAACACACCGACACCCGCACCGCGCTGCGCAACGGGCACCGGGACAAGACACTGACCACGCAGGCCGGCGACCTGGACCTGGGCATACCCAAGCTGCGCTCGGGCAGCTTCTTCCCCAGCCTGCTGGAGCGCCGCCGGCGCATCGACCAGGCCCTGTTCGCCGTCGTGATGGAGGCGTACGTCCACGGGGTGTCCACCCGCTCGGTCGACGAGCTGGTCAAGGCCCTCGGTGCGGACAGCGGGATCTCCAAGAGCGAGGTCTCGCGGATCTGTGCCGACCTGGACACCCAGCTGACCGCGTTCCGCACCCGGTCGCTGGACCATGTCCGCTTCCCCTACATGTATCTGGATGCGACGTACTGCAAGGCCAGGGTCGCCCACCAGATCGTCTCCCGGGCCGTGGTGATCGCCACCGGTATCACCGAGGACGGCGGCCGCGAGGTGCTGGGAGTGATGGTCGGCGACAGCGAGACCGAGGTGTTCTGGACCCAGTTCCTTCGCTCCTTGCGCGAACGCGGCCTGAACGGGGTCCGGCTCGTGCTCGGCGACCACCACTCGGGCCTGGTCAAGGCGATCCGCAAGGTGATCATCGGTGCGGCCTACCAGCGGTGCAGGGTGCACTTCCTGCGCAACGTCTTCGGCGTGATCCCCAAGGACGCCGCCGAGATGGTCGCCGCCACCATCCGCACCATCTTCGCCCAGCCCGACCAGGCCGCCGTTCGCCGCCAGCTCGACACGGTCGCCGACATGCTCGGCGCGCAGTTCCCGCAGGTCAAACAGATGCTCCTGGAAGCCAAGGACGACCTGACGGCATTCGCAGCCTTCCCCGAACGACATTGGAAGAAGATCCAGTCCACGAACCCGCTGGAGCGGGTCAACCGAGAGATCAAGCGTCGCATCGATGTCGTCCAGGTCTTCCCCAACGACGACGCGCTGCTGCGGCTGGTCACCGCCGTGCTCTTCGAGATGCACGACGAGTGGATCGCCTTCCCCCGCCGCTATCTCCCCGAGGGCAGCATGGACCAGATCTACCCCGCCGAGCTCCCCGAAAGCGCCCCCGAGCTACCCAACACCACCAACACAACCGCCGATTGA
- a CDS encoding IS1182 family transposase, which translates to MRDRLDGLWCDEDFTDWYPRDGRPGLSPAQLATVCVLQFLLGLSDRQAVEAVRCRIDFKYALAMELDDPGFHHSVLADFRDRLAEDGRADRLLDLALARLKEAGLVRERTTQRTDSTHVLAAVRDLTRLELITEAVRAALEEVAGTSPHLLDELVDEDWGHRYGRPVRLGKNPTKPKARILATGNDAARLLEHLHRRGADRMPGPRVQALRQIMVQNYHRDAAGHLRWRTAEKEGGPGLPPSSRAIVSPYDSSARYARHGHIISWKGFAAHLTETCAPDGPNVITDVATTAATTHDSQVLPGIHTRLARRGLLPAEHLVDAGYTSLPHLEQAAREHQVTVSGPLKSNPTRQHRRDEGFARDDFHIDFDRQQVTCPQGQVSAGWHGPYPTSSPTAAPLIVARFTKSQCRPCPTRAQCTSTADSARTVGFPPRELRDLQLRVRAEQQTPEWKARYAVRSGVEGTVNKFAHGHGMRRCRYRGQAKAHIQHVLTAIAVNIERLSGLAPAEEAPTPRQPTAFQNYLDQREIPRLKSWRTLGS; encoded by the coding sequence GTGAGGGACCGCCTCGACGGGCTGTGGTGCGACGAGGACTTCACGGACTGGTACCCCAGGGACGGACGTCCCGGGCTTTCGCCTGCTCAACTGGCCACCGTCTGTGTGCTGCAGTTCCTGCTCGGCCTGTCGGACCGGCAGGCCGTCGAGGCGGTCCGCTGCCGCATCGACTTCAAGTACGCCCTGGCCATGGAGCTGGACGATCCCGGCTTTCACCACAGTGTGCTGGCAGACTTCCGCGACCGTCTCGCTGAGGACGGCCGTGCTGACCGCCTCCTGGACCTCGCGCTGGCCCGGCTGAAAGAGGCCGGGCTGGTGCGCGAGCGCACCACACAGCGCACCGACTCCACCCACGTCCTGGCCGCGGTGCGTGATCTAACTCGCCTGGAGCTGATCACCGAAGCGGTCCGCGCCGCACTCGAAGAAGTCGCCGGCACGTCCCCGCACCTGCTCGACGAGCTGGTCGATGAGGACTGGGGGCACCGCTACGGTCGGCCGGTCCGCCTGGGCAAGAACCCCACCAAGCCCAAGGCCAGAATCCTTGCCACCGGAAACGACGCCGCCCGGCTCCTGGAACACCTCCACCGTCGCGGAGCGGACCGCATGCCCGGTCCCCGTGTCCAGGCCCTGCGCCAGATCATGGTGCAGAACTACCACCGGGATGCCGCAGGACACCTGCGCTGGCGCACCGCGGAGAAGGAAGGCGGACCCGGGCTGCCGCCCTCGTCGAGGGCAATCGTCTCGCCCTACGACTCCTCCGCCCGCTACGCACGGCACGGACACATCATCAGCTGGAAGGGGTTCGCCGCCCATCTGACCGAAACCTGCGCTCCTGACGGCCCCAACGTGATCACGGATGTCGCCACCACCGCGGCCACCACCCACGACAGCCAGGTCCTGCCCGGCATCCACACCCGCCTCGCCCGACGCGGGCTGCTTCCCGCCGAGCACCTGGTCGACGCCGGCTACACCTCCCTGCCCCACCTGGAACAAGCCGCCCGTGAACACCAGGTCACCGTCTCCGGGCCACTGAAGAGCAACCCCACCCGTCAGCACCGCCGAGACGAGGGCTTCGCCCGGGACGACTTCCATATCGACTTCGATCGTCAGCAGGTCACCTGCCCGCAGGGGCAGGTCAGCGCGGGCTGGCACGGCCCCTACCCGACCTCCTCGCCCACCGCGGCCCCTTTGATCGTGGCACGGTTCACCAAGAGCCAGTGCCGCCCCTGCCCGACTCGCGCCCAGTGCACCAGCACCGCCGACAGCGCCCGCACCGTGGGCTTTCCCCCGCGCGAACTCCGCGACCTGCAACTCCGCGTCCGCGCCGAACAGCAGACGCCTGAGTGGAAGGCCCGCTACGCGGTCCGCTCCGGAGTGGAGGGCACGGTCAACAAGTTCGCCCACGGACACGGCATGCGACGCTGCCGCTACCGAGGACAGGCAAAGGCCCACATCCAGCACGTCCTGACGGCCATCGCCGTCAACATCGAGCGCCTCAGCGGACTGGCACCGGCCGAGGAAGCCCCCACGCCCCGCCAGCCGACTGCCTTCCAGAACTACCTCGACCAACGCGAGATCCCTCGTCTGAAGTCCTGGCGCACCCTGGGTAGTTGA
- a CDS encoding IS701 family transposase, which yields MTARRPCPPAPGPLEEYAARFDDLFFRLAQRRGFREYLTGLLAPRERNKTLTCLAGAEPVAGAGMPGVQGLQFFLSESPWEVEQVNDRRLELLREEPATAPHDGGVIVIDDSGDRKDGTATAHVGRQWLGRLGKTDNGIVTVTTVWTDGRVYYPLHATPYTPAHHFDRGRSDPAFRTKPQLAAALAVRGKEAGFGCRAVVADCAYSVSDDWYLALREAGLAYVVALKPHRGTWARADQPHTPIEAAHALTWTNAKRPGDWTPVERHFGDGHTETWWAADARLGGYGPDSPCRLVVATTDPASLPEKATWYLATNLPHPDAPHATTSPHPPADLAEIVRLYGLRPWIEQSYKQIKDDLGWADFQVRSDRAIRRHQTLVNCAFSFCWDQWFAPPGPLDATAPDPCPDEGPERGPSRTPPVPTALLAQGLTSHPFLAHPRHHPQPMVASLDGRRPTLRAPGADRRGHHRTRH from the coding sequence ATGACTGCTCGCCGTCCGTGTCCGCCTGCGCCGGGGCCGTTGGAGGAGTACGCGGCCCGGTTCGACGACCTCTTCTTCAGGCTGGCCCAGCGGCGGGGGTTTCGCGAGTACCTGACCGGGCTGTTGGCGCCGCGGGAGCGGAACAAGACGCTCACCTGCCTGGCGGGGGCGGAGCCGGTGGCGGGTGCGGGGATGCCGGGGGTGCAGGGGCTGCAGTTCTTCCTGTCCGAGTCGCCTTGGGAGGTCGAGCAGGTCAACGACCGGCGGCTTGAACTGCTGCGCGAGGAGCCGGCGACGGCTCCGCATGACGGTGGGGTCATCGTGATCGACGATTCCGGGGACCGCAAGGACGGTACGGCGACCGCGCATGTGGGCAGGCAGTGGCTGGGCCGGTTGGGCAAGACGGACAACGGCATCGTCACGGTGACCACGGTGTGGACCGACGGCCGCGTGTATTACCCGCTGCACGCGACTCCCTACACCCCTGCCCACCACTTCGACCGCGGCCGCTCGGATCCGGCTTTCCGTACGAAACCGCAGCTGGCTGCTGCCCTCGCGGTTCGGGGGAAGGAGGCGGGCTTCGGCTGCCGGGCGGTGGTCGCCGACTGTGCCTACTCCGTCAGTGACGACTGGTATCTCGCGCTGCGCGAGGCCGGCCTGGCCTACGTGGTGGCCCTCAAGCCACACCGCGGCACCTGGGCCCGGGCCGACCAGCCGCACACCCCCATCGAAGCCGCACATGCCCTGACCTGGACGAATGCCAAGCGCCCAGGCGACTGGACACCCGTTGAGCGTCACTTCGGCGACGGGCACACCGAGACCTGGTGGGCCGCCGACGCCCGCCTGGGCGGCTACGGACCCGACTCACCCTGCCGACTGGTCGTGGCCACCACCGACCCGGCCAGCCTGCCGGAGAAAGCCACCTGGTACCTGGCCACCAACCTGCCCCACCCCGACGCACCCCACGCCACCACCAGCCCGCACCCGCCCGCCGACCTCGCCGAGATCGTCCGCCTCTACGGACTGCGGCCGTGGATCGAGCAGAGCTACAAACAGATCAAGGACGACCTCGGCTGGGCCGACTTCCAAGTCCGCTCCGACCGCGCCATCCGCCGCCACCAGACCCTGGTCAACTGCGCCTTCTCCTTCTGCTGGGACCAATGGTTCGCCCCACCCGGACCCCTGGATGCCACCGCGCCGGACCCGTGCCCCGACGAGGGGCCAGAGAGGGGGCCCAGCCGAACCCCACCGGTCCCAACCGCCCTGCTGGCCCAAGGCCTTACGAGCCATCCGTTCCTGGCTCACCCCCGCCATCACCCTCAACCGATGGTGGCGAGCCTGGACGGACGCCGACCCACCCTCCGAGCTCCAGGCGCTGATCGACGCGGTCACCACCGGACACGGCATTGA